CAAGCCGGCGCCAGCCCCCAACGACGACGACTCCCACAACTCGTCCACAGGCGGCTCGACCTCTACCACCGGCGGCTCCGGCGGAGGAAGCGGCTCCGGTGGCTCCGGCGGAGGCAGCGTGTACTACAAGAACTGCACGGCCGCGCGAGCTGCCGGCGCCGCCCCTGTTCACAGGGGCGATCCGGGCTACGGCCGCCACTTGGACCGTGACGGCGACGGCGTCGGCTGCGAGTAGGCCACGCTCCCAAGGGAAGGAGGAACCATGTTCGGCCTCGTCAGCCTGATGATCAATCTATGCATCGTCTGGCCCCTCAAGCTCATGGTGCAGCTCTGCAAGGCCACGCTCCGGATGTTCGGCGTACGCATCTGACCCGAGCACCTCACGTCGTAGCCCCGCCCCCTGACCAGGGCGGGGGCTACGTCATTCCTGTCTCACCCGTACGCCGGAACCTTGGTGCAGCCCGATCACCGACTCCCGGAATCCTGACTGCGCTGGTCAGGTCGTAGGGCCGCTCGCGGGCACCGCAACCTCCGAGGGCGGCATCGCGGCTGGCCGGCACCAGCCGCAAGGAGGCGCTGGAGATCGCTGCCGAGTACGACAAGAAGGAGGCCGAGGCGTACCGGGAGCTGTACCGGGCCGGCCGTCCGCCGAGGACGCCGGGCGCGAGGAGTTGGCCGCCATCCGCAGTCCGGGGACGGTCGCCCTGTTCGAAGAGCAGGACTCCCGCAGGCAGGGCCCGTCCGACGTCGAGGAGCTGCAGACCCGCGCAAAATCGGGTAATCACACATAGGTGCGAGGCTCTGTTTTTTCGATGTCAGGCGTCACCACTGTGACCTGGACGTTCCATTTTGTCTCAACAGCACCGCTGTCCGGGGGCCTGCATCGGCAGCCGTCCGTTCCACCCACTCCCGCACAGTCACTGCTTGCTCGATGCGGCTGACGATGTCTTTCTTGGACGCCTTGTCCAAGGTCTCCGGGATCTTGTCGAAGGTGCCGGGAAGGATGTCGAGCAGACCCCAGATCTGTTCGCCGGTGCTGACAGTCAGGAGCTGCTGGCACCTCCACTGCAGCGGCATCTCTGGACGGTGCGTGAGCCGCTGGACGAGGGTAGGGAACACGTAATGCGTCGTCTCTGCGGCGAGGTGCTCTTGGAGCCAGTCGACCGGGAGACGCTGGCTGAAGCTGTGCATGGCGGCCTCTTGGGCCAGGTCCAGGAGCTGAGCGGTGTTGACGGCTCGGACAGTGCGGGGAAGGGTCGGGGTCATGTCGAGATGATGCCAAGAAGCCTCCGCGGGCCGGGAGGCCAGCTGGGTCGGGATGCGATCTGCCGACGGGCGGAACCCCAGACTTCCTCCTCGGAGGTGAGTTGCTCGGGGTCGTGGCCTTCCCATTCCGAGGCGGGCAGCTCGGCTGTCCGGAGCCTTCCCCTGGCGGAAGGACCCGACGCCGCAGGGTGGACCGAAGACTAGCGCGCAGAGCCGAGCTGGACGGTGACCCTGGCCCTCACCGATCCCGAGCACAACCGGCTCGGTCGACTGGCCACATTGTGGATCGGTGACTACGCCGTCCGACGAACACCCCGCCTCTGTGGATCCGCGGTGCCGTCGCAGACCAAGCGGCGCTTGGTACCTAGCGCGCCGGTGCCGGGGGGCGTGCGGACGGCACGTGACACGGTCGGCTACCTGAACTTTCTGCTGCAGAAAGCCGCAGAACCGATCGAGCACTTGGACCTGCTCGTCACGACCGGAGCTTTGCCATGGATTCAGTTCTGACTCGGGCGCTCCTCACGAGCACTCATGCGGATCCGAAGGACTGACCACTTCGGGTGGGATTCCTGGTTCTGATGGCGCCGGATGAGGCGCCATCTCTACGCTCGAACAACACGGGGCCGGCCGCGTGGTCGGCGAAGGACGAACTGGTGCAGGAGAGTACGTGCTCACCGAAGGTAAGCTGGTACGGGACCGGATTCCTCAGATCATCCGCGCCGACGGGGCCGAACCGGAGGTCTACGTGGCCGACCCGGCCGAGTACCGCCAGCGCCTTCGCGCCAAGCTGGCCGAGGAAGTCGCGGAGTATATGGAGGCGGACGAGACGGATGCCCCCGAGGAGCTCGCGGACGTCCTCGAGGTCGCCTTCGCGCTCGCCGCGGACCTCGGTGTCGATTCCGATCAGCTGGAGAAACTCCGCGCTTCCAAGGCCGAGCAGCGGGGAGGCTTTTCGGAGCGCATTGTCTGGACTGGCAACCGCTGACCCGCGGTGCCGGTCCCGCAACGCCTCTAAAGCCCGGGCTTGGCCAGCACGATGTGGCTCACTCCGGGCAGTGGCAGCCCAGGCGTCCCCGCCGCGGGGGCGAGGCCGGCGCGGCGGGCGAGCGCGGTGGTCTCCGCCGCGCTGATGCCGCGCTGGAACGTCCCCTTCCCCTCGCTCGACCAGTAGCCGTCATGGTGGGCCGTCCAGTTACTGCCCGCAGCGGTCTTCGTGATCTCCTCGGGGGAACGGGTGACGATCACGACGTGACCGCCAGGGCGGGACGAAGTGGGCCGCTTCATGCAGCAGTTGGGCGCGGGAGTGCACCAGGCCGGTCCGGTAAGCGGGTGGCAGCCGGTTGTAGACGGCCGCTGCCATCGCGGCGGCTGCGCCCGGGTCTCCGTCGACGCGCAGGCAGGCGGCGGTGTCCATGGCGATCAGGGCGCGGGTCATCACCGATGGCGAGGTGGTCAGGGCCAGGGCGTCGTCTTGCGCCCGGTAGGCGGCGCGGGTGTCGCCGAGCAGCGTGTACGCCTGGGAGAGGTGCACCGCGTGCTTCTGGGCCGGGTATCCGAACCAGGTGTCCGCTGACTCGGGGCCGTCCAGCTGTTCGGCCAGGGTGCGGACGTCGTCCACTGCCCGGCGGGCGCCAGCCAGGTCGCCGACGGCGGCGAGGGCGCGGGCGTTGACGGCGGCCGCGAGCGCGGCCGCGCCGGAGGGGCGGCCGCCGGCTTCCCGGCGGGCCTGCGCGGCGATGCGGGCGGCCTGTCCCGGGGCGCCGTAGTTCAGGCCGACCATGGCGTGACGGCCCAGGACCCAGGCCGTCATCCGCCGGTCCCCGGACTCGCGGGCCGCTTTCTCTGCGGTGGCGAACCAGCGGTGCGCGTCGGCCTGATCGCCGCGGTCATGCTGGACGATGGCCACCAGGCCGGAGATCCCGGCGGCTGTACGCGCCAGGTCGGTACGGTCCCGCGCGGGGTGAGGCCGGCGCAGGACGGCGGCGAGGAGCGCCAGGTCCTCCCGCATCTCCCCGAGGACGGCATCGGGAGCCCGCCCGTTGTAGCCGCCCCGGTGCCGCTCGAACGCGCCTTCCAGGTAGGCGAGGTCCCCGGCGCCGCCGGCGTCCAGGCCGGTTTCGATGCCCTCCCGGGCCTGCGCGATGCCGGGCAGCACGGCGAACCCCGCCGTGGCCGCCGCCAGGGTGAACAGCTTGCGTCGCTTCACGTCGTCGTCCTCCATCCTCTGCTGCCTGCGGTGTCGCCGGGTGTTCTCCAGGGCCTGGTCCAGCTGCTCGTCGGTCAGGCCGTAGACGGTGCGGATCGCACCAGACCGGGGTCGGTAAGCGGCGCTCGGGCTCCCAGCGCTTCAGGTTCTCGACCGTGCACACGAGGCCGGCGGCGGTCATGCACTTGGCCTGCTGCTCGCGAGTCCGGTCCGCCCGTTCCCTGATGGTGCGCAGCAGCTCGCCGATTCCGTCCGGGCTCACCATGCCGGGCCTCCCCGAGTGTGGGTCTCGAAAGACCATCCTGGCCCCCCAACGCGGCACCCCACAGCGGGAATCGGCCCCCTGGAGCGGCCCTCCCCTGTGGTCTTCCCCGGACCTTCAATGGTCGAACGGAACCGGCCGGGACAACGCCTCCAGGGGCTCCCCATCCCAGCCGGCCCCGCACTGGCGCCCGCCTCGCCTGGGGGCGGCGGGCGCCGTCCACGCTCCATCCGACACGAGAGAAGGAGTACGTCATGAACCTGATCCTCTCCAGTCGCTCCATCAAGGGGGCCGCGACCCGGACCCCCGACGGCGGGGGCACCGGCAAGGGCGACGGCAACGACTGATCGCCGACCATGACCACCGCGATTGACGCGGCGGTCCGGAGCCTCGGCGGGGAATTCCTCGCCGAGGCTTTCGGCCGCTCCTACCAGCACTGGTCACAGGCCGCCGACCTCAGCGGCATGTTCACGTGGGACGACCTGAACGACCTGGTCGCCCGACACCGCCTCGACGCCCCGCGCCTGCGCCTGTTCAACGACGGGGAGCAGGTCCCGCCGTACGAGTACCTGCACACCTCGATCACAAGCGCTCCGAAGTCCGCCACCGCGTCGAGCCCTCCGGCCTCCACCAACAGATCAGCGCCGGCGCCTCCCTGGTCCTGGACGCCGTCGACAAGCTCCACCCCGGCGTCCAGGCCCTGGCCGAGGCGCTGGAGCGGCACTTTCGTACCGACGTCCAGGCCAACCTGTACGCCTCCTGGCACCCCACCGAAGCCTTCGGTATCCACTGGGACGACCACGACACGGTGATCTTCCAGCTCGAAGGCGCGAAGCGCTGGAACCTGTACGGAGCCACCCGCACAGACCCGCTCCGCCTGGACGTCGAAGCCCCCGAGAAGCCCACCGGGCCGCCGCTCGCCAAAGTGATTCTGCAGGCCGGGGACATGCTCTATGTACCGCGGGGCTGGTGGCACGCGGTGGCTGCCACGCAGGGCCGCTCCCTGCACCTGACATGCGGGCTGACCCCAGTGACCGGCCACCACCTCCTGCTGTGGCTGGCCGGGCAGCTCCTCCACTCCCCCACCCTGCGGGCGGGCGTGCCCATCGTGGCCGGCCCCGCCGAGCGCACCGCGTACGCCGAGCAGCTACGCAAGGAGGTGTCCGAAGCCCTCCACCCGCACATCGTCTCGGAGTTCGCCGCCTCCCTGGACGCCCGCGACCCCGGCCGCCCGGCCCCCTCCCTCCCGTACATCGACGACGTCCCAGCCGACCCCGGGCTGGTCCTGGCCCTCACCACCGCCCGGGCCGCGCTGGAGGCAGCCGACGAGGCCGTCGTACTGCGCGCCGCCGGACACGAATGGGAGCTCCACCCATCCGTGCGCCCCGCGCTGGAGGCCCTGGTCTCCGGCGCCCGCCTGACCCTCGGAGAACTGGCCGACCGCTCCGGCCTCACCGTGGAACAGGTCGCGGCCCTCGCCACCGAGCTGGTATCCAAGGACGCGGCCGCCGTCTCCCAGCCGAGGTAGGGATCCGCCATGTTCGACGCCCCCGCACCCGCCACCGTCGACCGGATGCTGGCCGCCCAGCAGCACGCCGCAAACCAGTTCGGCCTGCGCGCCACCGGCCGGCGGGTGTGGGGGTACCGGGGCCGAACCTTGTCGGGGGCTGCCGGCCCGCACTGGCTCCGCGTCGTCTGCGCCGAGGCCGGCACCGAGGGCGACAAGCTGTGGAACGGCCCCTCCACCTCCCGCGCCCTCCCCGCGTCGGTGCCGCGCCCCGACCTGTTCCGCATTCGGGACTGGACCACTGAGGGCTACGCCTACCGGGCCGAGCTGTACGGCCTCGCCCCCGACCCGATCGTTTCCCCGCGTCCCGTCCTCGACGAAGACCCCGGCCTGCCCGGGACGTGGTGGAAGGAGATGGTCGCCGCCTTGGACACCCTCGCCGACGTACCGCCGCCGACAGACCGCGAAGCCGTACACGAGGAGTACCTCCGCCGCGTCATCCCCCAATTCACCGGCCACCAGCTCAACGACGCCATCACCTGGAGCACCGCCCACGGCGACCTCCACTACGGCAACATCACCCGCGGCCCACACATCCTGGACTGGGAAGGATGGGGCCGCGCCCCCTACGGCTCCGACGCCGCCACCCTGTACCTGTACGCACTGCTGGTCCCCGCCGCGGCCGCCCGCATCCGAACCGACCTCGCCCCCGTCCTGGACCGGCCCGAGGCCCGCACCGGCCTACTGACCGTGTGCGCCCAGGTCCTCCAGGCCCAGGACCGCACCGACTTCTACGCCGAGCTCGCCGGCCCCGTACGCGAGCAGTTGCCCCACCTGTAGCGGGGCTGCTGCACACCGGCCGCCGTTTCCATTAACCCGCGCTGGTGGAGCGGATCGCCGACCGACTCACCACCGACTACGGCCTGCTCCAGTCTGACCGGACTGGACGCCCACGGAACGAGCCGCGTATGCCCCGGATGCTCAGCTCCCCGTTGTCCGCCCTGCGTAGCACCTCGCCCCCGTTCTTCAGCGCCACCAGCCGGTCCGGGTGCCTCGTGAGTTGCCTCCGGTACCAGGAGCCCGGCAAGACGATGGTCCGCACGCCGACCGATCGGCGTGCGGACCAAAAGAAAAGAGGGGCAGTGGCCAGCGATGGCGAGTGCCCCTTCAAGTGCGCCGACCGCAGCACGGGGTGCAGACCCCCGCCGGGTGACACGGCTGGTCTTGGACGGTCCTGTCAATGATCAGGATGGACGGCCTGGACGCCGGTGCCGTCGTACAGCTCGGGCTCCAGAGTGAGCAGGTACCGGCCGGCGGGGAAGTCTGCCGAGGGGCGGGCCGCGTGGATGGCGTGGACGGAGGCCCAGCGGTGCCCGGCGTGCAGGAGCTCGGTGGCGGACAGGGCGGCGGCGGTGTCGAAGGGCTCGATCTCGATGAACCGCAGCCCGTTGATGTAGGCGAGCAGGCCGGGCCGCCCGGTATCACCCGCGGTCAGGGAGAGCACTGGGGCGTAGAGGGTGCCCAGGCCGCCGGAGGCTTGTACGTAGAACGCGGCGACGGCCTCGTTGTACGGGTCCTTGGGGTCGTGAAGGGCGGTAGCGGTCGTGTGGTCCAGGACGACCGCGATCGGCCCCACTACGCGGCCGCCGAGTCCTGGCTGGCGCCGAGGCGCTCCAGGAGGCCACGGGCCTTCGCCTCGGCCTCCTCGCTCGGCACGGTGCCCAGCATGGAGGCGAGCTCGGCACGGGCCTGCTCCGCGCGCTCCGCGTACTCGGCCTGGGTTGGACGGCCCTCAGCGAGCTCCTCGACGAGTTGCCGGATCGTGGTGCCTTGCTCGGTCGCCAGCGCGGCCAGGCGGTCACGGGTGGCCGCACTTACCTTGATGCTCGTTTCATCTGCCATACACAGACTCTACTGCGGGTAGAGACCTGTGTGGAGGTTCCGGCGACACCGTGCCCGGTTTGTTCGGCTGGGCAAGCGGGGCGTGGTCGTTTCCACTGGAAACGACCACGACAGGCGGTTCCGCGCCTACCGTCCGCTGGAAGCGGCGACCGCTCCTTCTTCGCCCAGCCTGTGCAGGTCACGGAAATGATCAAGTTGCCTTCACCTCCCCCTCACCTGCCCCCTCCGAGCGTGAGGGAATACGAAAGCACAAGGGCCGCCCGGCAAGCCGGGCGGCCCTTGTCTGAGGTCTGAACCCTGGGGGTATGGCCTGCCCACTTTCGAGGGCTACCAGGGACGATTCCAGGGTCTTCGCCACCCAGTGTACCTACGATTGCCCCACCATGCACAGCACGCCGCCCACCAGCATCGAGCCGCCCGACGACAAGGCCGTCATCGAGCTGATCACCCCCGACCGGCTGAACCCCTACCTGACCGCGTGCGCTGGCGATTCCACCGCCGCACTCGCGCTGTACCGGTGGAACAGCGACCTCGCCGCAGCGTTCTTCGAACCGCTCGGGCATCTGGAGATCATGCTGCGCAACGCGCTGGACGCACGGCTCGTCGCCCGCCAGCAGCGCCGGGGCCGCACCACCGAGTGGTACATCGACAGGCAGGTCCCGCTCAGCGGCAAGGCCCGGGCCGATATCGCCCAGGCTCAGGAGCGTGCCGGACGGGCCGGCGCGACCATCCCGCGCGGGAAGATCATCGCGGAGCTGAGCTTCGGCTTCTGGCGCTTCCTGCTGGCCCGCCAGTACAAGACCAACCTGTGGCCCGACCTGGCCAGCGCCTTCCCCCACGCGCCCAACCGTGCCCTTGCCACGGTGGAAGATCCGGTCAAGCGGCTTCACAAGTTCCGCAACCGCATCGCCCACCACGAAGGCATCTGGCACCTGCCGCTCGAAGCCCGCCGAGACGACATCCACACCGTGCTCGGCTTCATAGCGCCAGCCGCCGCAACCTGGGTCGCCGACGCCTCCCGCATCGACGACGTCCTCGCCCGAAGCCCCTGACCTCGCGCCCTTCCCCCACGCTGTCTCCTCCCGAACGCCTGCGCGGGGCGCGGCCGCCACCCGGGTGCCTGTTTGCCGCCGGGTGTCACGGTCAGGCGGAGGGACGCAGCCTGGTGCCGCCGCCGCTGCCGTTCAGCGGGCTCAGGGTCTCCAGGTGGGCGCCTTTCACCCATGAGCCCAGCAGGTCGCGGTGCAGGGCCACGATGTCCTGGCCCAGCGCCAGGCCCAGCGCCGCCTTCGTGAACGCGCGGCAGGTGGTGACGAACAGCGCGACGTCGGCGCCGTGCTCGAGGCGGGCGGTGCGCGACGCGGCGCAGGATCTGCTCGTTCGTGTTGGGCGGTACGTCCGCGACGGCGGCCGGGCTGCCGGGCTTCCACGCACGGATCAGCTCGGGCAGGCGCAGCCGCTCAGGCCACCAAGGCAGCGCCTGTCCGGCGAGTGCGGCGACATCGCCCCATTCGGCTTCGTACTCGATACGGGGGTGAGCTACCTCGGCGGCGACCAGGGCGGGCCCGGTGATACCCACGTCGCCATACAGGGCGCAGACGGTGCGCACGCCGTCCGGGTTCCCGGCCTGGGTCAGGGCGGTGGCGACGTCGGTGGCGACCTTGCGGTTGTGGCTGTGCACGAAGCGGATCGTGCCGAGGGCGGTATGCCAATCCAGCGCCGGTCCACGCGAGGTGTCCTTGTAGCCGCCCCACCGGCCGGGCGTGAGGTCTTCAGGCAGCGGGCGCAGCAGCACGGCGCCGCGGTGGGAGAACTCCGGCGTCCGGGCCGCCCACTGGTAGAGCTGGGTACCGTCCCAGACCTCTTCGGGCTCCTTCCGGTCACCGGTCAGGCCGAGTGGCACGGGCGGCTCGGTCGGCTGGGGGAAGTCGTCGTACTTCCGTGCCAGCCGCCACAGGCCGGAAGGAGGTGACGCCCAGTACTGCCTGGACCTCCGTCTTGGACAGGTAACTGCTGTTCACGCCCATGTTGAGACTCCTCACCGCCCAAGGGCCGGCGGTGGCCCCGGCCAGATCATGGGACGGACCGGCCCCCGGCACGCGAAGAGCTCCTGGGCCTGCCCTAATTCACACCTGCATTGGCTGAGAAGCTGCTGTTGGTCGTGGTGTCGATGCCCGCACCTGCCACTCGCGTTCCAGCTCAGGACAATGGCGAACAGAACGCCGGGACCGCATAACCCGATATGAGGAATGCACGGTGTTCCCCAGCACCGGCTCGATGCCGTCGTCGTCCCACACCGGCTCCACGGCCTGGTCCAGGTGCACGCGCAGCCGGCGGTGCCGGGAGGTGATGTCCACCAGTGAGCCGACCGGTGCCCCGTTCGGCTGGGCGAAGGCGATGTCGGCCTCCTCGCCCCTGTTCAGGAACCAGGCGGCGGCCGCGGACTTCACGTACAGGTGGTCGGCGCTGGAGATGCCTCGGGCCCGGCGGCCGCAGATGTGGGGTTGGCCGTCCGGGCCGGGGTGATGGGCGAAGTGACAGACCCGGGCGGTGTAAAGCTTCGTGGTCCGCTGGGCTCCGCATCCGCCGAGGAGCAGACCGCACCAGAACGTGTCGAGCTGATGCCGATGCCGGCAGGCGTCCAGCTCGATTGCCTCCAGCGGCAGCATCAGCGGCTCCTCCGAGTCCGCGCTGCCCAGCACCGCCGTCTGGATCTGCCGCCGGTCACCCCGCATACCCCCAGCCTTCGTTCCAACTTGACGTCGTCGGCTGGCTCCGCAGCGGGCCCTCCAGCGCGCTGACAGGAGCGGCGCACGATGGGCTCGGCCTGCCAACGGATCAGGTCACAGGCGGAAGCACCTTGTAGCGGAAGTCCACGGCCGCATCCCAGCCGACGGTCCCATAGCGGTGGTGCTGGCCGTCGCTGCTCACTGTCAAGAGCAGCGACGCGTTGGTATGGATGTGCTTTTCCTCAACCTGCCAGACGATCTCAAGGTCCTCACCCTCGCCAGCGTCGTGGCTTGTTCCGTCCGGCGTCTGCATACGCCACGTCAGGGGCCTGCTTTGCGGATCGACCGCGCGGCAGGTGAACCGCACAACGTCGCCGGGGCGCAGGGTCACGCCGGTCCGCACCATGAACATCTGATCTTGAGCCGAGATAGCTGTCTCGGTGCTGTGGCCGAAGCTGTCGCGCACGATTTCGACGCGGGGAAAGTATTCGCCGGAGGCGTCCTGGCCGCTGACGTGGATGGTCACTCGGTTCCTGATCTCTCCGGCGATGGCGCTCATCAGTTCCTGCTCGAACGGCAGGAGTTCCCGGCTATGTGCGACGGCGTTGCGCATAGCCTCGATGCGGTCCAGAAGGACGGTGATCTCCTTCTTGGCCCCCAGGGCTCCATCGAGGAGGTCCCAATGCCTGGTTACGAGTCGGGTCAGCTGGGTGAACTCGGCATAGGTGATCAAGCTCGCTGACACGGCGGCCGCACCTCGCTTGGTGCGGCGCTTGGCCTCTACCTCCTGCTTTTCACGGAGCCGGGCCAGGTCCTCGGTGGTGAAGACCTCCTGGAGCCAGTTGTCGCCGAACTTGTCGCGTAGCGAGATGGTAAGCAGTTCCCGCAGCGACCGTTCGCAGCTCGCGAGGGCTTCGGAAGGATCCATGAGAGGCATTGGACAATTCTCGCTGTCCGGGTGGTTAACAGCTAGCGGATTCCACAGAGCGCGGAGACAACGAGTGAGCCTCCGACACGGCGGCACGGCGACGCCGCCGTATGCCCGTGCCGCACGCGCTCTTGCGGGCCGGGCGCAGCGTGGCGGCCTCCGTCGCCGCGGCCTGACGGCGACGCTGGACGCGGCGGCCTGCTCGTCGGTCCGGTGTAGCAGGCGGGGATTACAGGGCGGGGGCGCACCGTTGGCAGCGGGCGTAGTTCCGACCGCCCTTGGGGCCGGTGCGCTCGGCAATCCATGCCCTGGCCTCCTCTGGGGTCATCGCCGTGAAGGAGGGGTAGGAGCGGGCGCCTTCGAAGATGTCGCGGTCGTAGGGCACGACGGTGTGGCTGTAGAGGTGCAGTGCCTGCGTGTACGCCTCGCCGACCGGGCGGGCGTAGTTGTCCGGGGTTTCCCGCTTGACCACCGAACATGTGGTGTCGTGAATCCCTCGGCGTCCGGCAGCGAAGGGGTACACCTCCGGCTGCTGAAGGCGGTGCCACAACACGTCCGACTGGTCGAGCAGCTTCTCGAACCACGAGCGCTGCTCTTCGCACAGGGCGCACCCGCCGG
The sequence above is a segment of the Streptomyces sp. NBC_00539 genome. Coding sequences within it:
- a CDS encoding JmjC domain-containing protein, with product MGRPERPGRPTPPRRPAPAPVQRRGAGPAVRVPAHLDHKRSEVRHRVEPSGLHQQISAGASLVLDAVDKLHPGVQALAEALERHFRTDVQANLYASWHPTEAFGIHWDDHDTVIFQLEGAKRWNLYGATRTDPLRLDVEAPEKPTGPPLAKVILQAGDMLYVPRGWWHAVAATQGRSLHLTCGLTPVTGHHLLLWLAGQLLHSPTLRAGVPIVAGPAERTAYAEQLRKEVSEALHPHIVSEFAASLDARDPGRPAPSLPYIDDVPADPGLVLALTTARAALEAADEAVVLRAAGHEWELHPSVRPALEALVSGARLTLGELADRSGLTVEQVAALATELVSKDAAAVSQPR
- a CDS encoding transcriptional regulator, coding for MKRRKLFTLAAATAGFAVLPGIAQAREGIETGLDAGGAGDLAYLEGAFERHRGGYNGRAPDAVLGEMREDLALLAAVLRRPHPARDRTDLARTAAGISGLVAIVQHDRGDQADAHRWFATAEKAARESGDRRMTAWVLGRHAMVGLNYGAPGQAARIAAQARREAGGRPSGAAALAAAVNARALAAVGDLAGARRAVDDVRTLAEQLDGPESADTWFGYPAQKHAVHLSQAYTLLGDTRAAYRAQDDALALTTSPSVMTRALIAMDTAACLRVDGDPGAAAAMAAAVYNRLPPAYRTGLVHSRAQLLHEAAHFVPPWRSRRDRHPFPRGDHEDRCGQ
- a CDS encoding nucleoside triphosphate pyrophosphohydrolase; translated protein: MLTEGKLVRDRIPQIIRADGAEPEVYVADPAEYRQRLRAKLAEEVAEYMEADETDAPEELADVLEVAFALAADLGVDSDQLEKLRASKAEQRGGFSERIVWTGNR